The sequence below is a genomic window from Uranotaenia lowii strain MFRU-FL chromosome 2, ASM2978415v1, whole genome shotgun sequence.
AGATTCTGGTTCcatgtaatcaaaattaaaattctatctcttttttaatattttagattctgtatcaagtttaggattatTGATTTTTAGTTTGAATCTTCATTagaaataataaatgaaaagcgATTTGGATCTTGGTTGAAATATGGTTTCGCATTTCAAAATATGCCCGAATGTCAAAAAAATGGTAAAGGtttcaaataaaacataaaaccaAATTCATCCAAAATTAAAGTCATACTTTTTGAAactcatacatattttcaaagtttaagtAATAGTGAAactcatacatattttcaaagtttaagtaaaagttgaaaattacaaaccttcctgagtttttgtttcatattcagattagAAGTTctcagaatatttttaacatcacAAAGCTTCAATGTGGCGATTCAGCAATCatcagattcatcattcaaattcataaaatgtgatTTCGGGATGATAAATCTGATTCAGATTAACAAGTGGGGTTAAAATGGACAAAAACCTCGAAACCACCGGAAGCACACCCTATCATTTTGTGCTTTttattcttaacttttttttgcctttctttcagaaaggtatagttatcggtcgatttgagagatcattaattatgggtcttagatatacctttataggtacctatcgaatcagctcgacgagttctgatgatgtctgtgtatttgtgtgtatttgtgtgaatttttgtaaactttgttctcgacgtttttgtgaaactgagcagttcaataaaaatgatttttatcttgaaaaatttgattttttttcttcttcaacctataaaagaaagaaaaaaatacaaaatagtttgaaaatttttgtttcatagtaattatcaaaaatcatcactccaaaaaacgtggccatttggcttgctagccacaaccaacaatcactaaaatcaagattatcgaaAACATGGCGCGATAAGCACTGGGTAAGCTTTCACTCCGCGTAATTCCGCAGAAGGAAAACAGAGGGCGTCTCCTATCGATTGACAAACATAAATGTCAGTCAAACaaagatgttttaatttaatattaccGAACGCAGGAGTTATTCATTAAATACCAGTCCACCGTTAGGAAAAccgtaaacaaaaattaattctgGACCTTAAACCCAGAATCGAAATTCCTTAAAAAGAAATTGCACTACGAGGTACAACCCCGAATTAGAATAATTCAAGCCTAAGGACTAGACCCTCACATCGCATATTTCAATAGTGATGGTAAGTCCAACGTTAGATTCTCAATCACAgcttgctctgagaaggggaaaacgacacgGGAACGCGAACGATATatgcacaccatctcatcttctcacgtaccgtgctcaggaagcttttcctaagcacgaacggcaggagagaatttcgcccgtagaaccaaattgaatccaataggacaaatgctactgaatcctctcgagctttaagctctcgggctagttttttttttgttcctttttctcttcctctctccagatctaacgttgcgcgatgaaaacttttcgttcccatcgaaaaacctgtgcagtgcaattgttgcgttgtttttgttggggttggtgtctagcaaaacgatgacggcttggaagtcaatccgaactttcacttgctgagaCCGATGGAAaataacaaccaaacagtagcgccaccaagccctccatagtagagtttgaagcatgaaaaaatagaacaatttgacaaaattgaagaagttgacaaacttgacataattcaatgatttgattaaaatgacaaaactgacaaagttgacaaaaaatttaccaatatgacgatgacaaaatcaacaaaattcactaaattgacaaaattgacaaaactgacaaaaatgacaaaattgacaagattgacaaaactgacaagattgacaaaattgacaaaattgacaagattgattgaacggcaaaattaaaaaattgacccaattgaccaaattcataaaaattgacaagattgaccaacttcacaaaatcaaaattgaaaaaaatggcaaatttgacaatgacaaatttgagaaaattcactaaattgacaaaaatgacaaaattgacaaggttgacaaaatcatgaaaattgacaaagttgacaaaattgacaaaatcgagaaaactgacaaaattgactgaactaacaatgttgaaaaaatcatgaaaattgacagaattgccaaaattgacaaaataattttttttctaaaattgacatgattaacaaaattgacaaaattgatagtactgacaaaattgactaagacaaaatcgacaaaattcactaaactaacaaaattgttaaaactaacaaaattgacaagattgataaaactggctaaattgccaaaattgaccaaattgacaaatttgagaaaaattgacATTATCGACAATTgacattgacaatgacaaaatcgaaaaatacaattgattgacaaaattgataaaactgacaaatttgactagattgacaaaatggacagaattgataaaactgacaaaattgatcaaattgaaaaaatggacaaattaacataattgacaaaattgccaaaatcatgaaaatttacaaaattgacaaaatacaaaattgactgaactaacaatgttgacaaaatcatgaaaattgataaaattgacattattgacaaaatagaaaaaaaaattataaaattgataaaattgaaaaacttgacaaaattgacgaaagtgaaaaaagtgtcaaaacagacaaaaatggcaaaattaacaaaattaaaaatattgcgatctcaaaatttccaatatttttaatcttcaaaattaattctgctgattttttacgtttcggtatCGTATTTTTctctagcaattgaaattttgtccaataattttatctatgcatttgtttccattacttgagaggttgaattatttaaaatacatggtcaggcatcttttttgaaatagtattcttaatttttataccccttccattttgaagttaccatatgctgtaactccaaaaggagtaaattgagttagattataatgtcatagaaacggaatcatacaagatattccagaatctagtcattcaaaaatctcgtAAAtctgcgtatgaaattcatttatcataattcataattcattttgtgcCATATatacccaaatataatttacaggctgtaagaaaggctacaatccactgtcaagtgtatgaAATCGGGTTTTTGACTTAGTTATAAGTAAAAACAACTTTAATTATTATCATTGTGCAGACTGGTCCGACGTTTGGAAGTACCATCCGCGGGTCTCTAGACCGCACCTAGCCGAAGGAACTACCGCGCTGCCTCACAGGGTTCACTCGCGAGCTCGTTGTCACTGACTGACGGCCGACTGGCGTGCACGCTCGTGTCGGATGACGAAGTGTCGGTTTTATCCATTCACACATCCCCCTcctatcccaaaaaaaaaatatgatagaaaatatttaaaaactatctcatatatttatcatggttttttttaccaaatttaattttaatctgcAAACTCAAGGAATTGACGGAGTTTATGTAAGCAAAGTATTTGAATGTTGAACTGCACTATAGGTTATATTATCACAACACCCTCGCAATTTCTTCAGAGAACCCTCTCAAACATTTAACAGATtcacatttaaaaatctttatgaGAGGTGAAAAATCGACGAAAAACCatatataatcatttttttccatacttTAATGATATTTAGGTTGCAATACGATAGCTTCAGGAAATTTCTTACTCACTTTGCATGATAATCATCGGAAATCTTACTTTCGATGCAAGGTGCAATTACTAACGTCAATTGATTCGTTCTCAAGATGTGTTTATCGATCAATTCAACTACCCTCTACTGTATTCAACCAAACAGTTAGCTTAACTCCTTTTTTTCCCAAGAAACTTTCTAACctcgtttttcaatttcaagctgtccaaCAAATATGTTCTTacttttttctattcaattaCATTGCCAGTCTTATTCATATCTTAAGCTTTTAGCCGTTACCTTGCTGTTATTTTAATTCAAGAATGCTTAACGTATTTATTCGATCCGCTATCTCGACTCGCTAAGTATTGTATACTCTTATTTCAAGCTGAACTATAATTCTGCTctatcaataatttattcaataaaatctcatgagattttcTAGTAATATTTTAGTAAAAAGCCCTAATTACTTTcgatatgtttgaaaattagtttttatctCAAGCAGTCCTTCCAACTCGTTTAGTTTCCAATGAGATGAAATACTTAAATAGTCTTTTCAAcatacttttcaatttcaagctgtcctcacaacataatggattttttttatcaatacgttcaggctgccctctcaactcgcttttttaatttctagcTATCCTTGTAACTCGCTCGAAATTTCTAACAATCATTggaggctgtcctctcaactcgcctttaaaATTccaagctgccctctcaactcgcctatcagtttcaagctgtcctctcaactcgcttgtaaTCCTCGTCAATGTGCActggcggtcctctcaacacgccatccaatttcaagctgtcctctcaactcgcttgaaattgttactaaaacgctcaggctgtcctctcaactcgcctatcaatttcaagctgtcctctcacctcgcttgaaattctcatcaatatgcactggcggtcctctcaactcgccatccaatttcaagctgtcctctcaactcgcttgaaattgttaccaaaacgctcaggctgtcctctcaactcgcctatcaatttcaagctgtcctctcaactcgcttgaaattctcatcaatatgcactggcggtcctctcaactcgccatccaatttcaagctgtcctctcaactcgcttgaaattgttaccaaaacgctcaggctgtcctctcaactcgcctattaatttcaagctgtcctctcaactcgcttgaaattctcatcaatatgcactggcggtcctctcaactcgccatccaatttcaagctgtcctctcaactcgcttgaaattgttgtcaaaacgctcaggctgtcctctcaactcgcctttcagtttcaagctgtcctctcaactcgcttgaaactaGCGTCGATATGTTcgggctgtcctctcaacacgccttccaatttcaagctgtcctctcaactcgcttgaaattgtgaacataaTCAAGCTGCCTTTACGACTCGCTTAACATTaacatatttattgttttttttccaagctCTCTTCTCAACATACTTTAAAATTAGGctgaattgttttccttaaaatcCAGTTTCGGCATTATTCCTAAATGGCTGTttctatttttccattttgaccGAAGCTTTCGAAAGTCCTCCAACAGcgttgcttttttcttaaacaactttaaaaatgatGGGTAATCTAATTACtcattttccagtttttttttgcaatgggTAGTTCataaactgtttgattttcaaCCTCGTTtgacgaaaattattttaacgTGAATcgcgtttgtttttctttcttcggttcgctttttttttacttattcctcgtttttttaagcttttgaaatattacctgccacggtcgccaaatgtgcagactgGTCCGACGTTTGGAAGTACCATCCGCGGGTCTCTAGACCGCACCTAGCCGAAGGAACTACCGCGCTGCCTCACAGGGTTCACTCGCGAGCTCGTTGTCACTGACTGACGGCCGACTGGCGTGCACGCTCGTGTCGGATGACGAAGTGTCGGTTTTATCCATTCACACAATCATTAATGTAATTATTCGTcaaatttcaatagtttttttttgttttcatgttttttatgcatttaGCACATTAACGTTTTGTTTGAACACTTTAGTTCtgttttaaattaatgattgGCTTTGTTCATAttggtttttttgtcattctataTAATGTTTAAGTTATTCTTTTGTCTTTTCAAGTCTTtcgttattatttgtttttaaattttttgaaatagttatctttttgtcatttcagagtactttatatgttttagttgttgtattttatcaccattaaagaacataaaaatatttatggtgtttgtctaaactTTAATGATCGTtttatagcgaaaactataatgtcatgttgattttaaaaaccgttAGTTTTTGGCACATGTGTCAAACCGgatgttgacaaaattgaatgttgccgAAAACGAACGAGGTCTGTAATTAAAATAACGAATTGAAATTGACATTCAAAATATCAGAGTTAAAAGTGATTCATGATTAAGGGCTCTGAAACAATTTTCACTGCATGGCGgttatttaaaattgtgatctgTAGTTTTTTGATTCAGAGatcgttttttttgtacatttcagaaatcgtattgaaattcggaaacagatcaTAATTTGGAATTGAAGGTTCAGAATTCTTGTTcagaattaatattttaaattcagattcagttcgtTAGTAAGTTTTAAATCGTGATAAAATATTAAGATGACTATTTCGTTGAGGAGTCAAAGATCGCAGAttaagaatttttattattatttaattcatttttttttcatcaaaaatcagttTGTATACAAATTTTAGCTAAAGATGACAAATATGAAGAACAAGTTTTGTTCATGAAAAccccttatttttttaatcatctacaagattttcaacaagaaatttattttaaatgaaaagtatACGAAACATGTAATCTTCACGTAAAAAATTATTACAGAAAAGCCTTTTTTCATGATGTGATGTTTAACATTAAGTATATAGCAGTTTTTCGAAGAGCCTAATTTTAAACTAAAGTCCAAACTTTTGGTCAAGTTTGCAAAGattttctttagatttttgttgatattgttcgGTGAACCAAACAATATCCACAAAATCCTAAAGTATAACCAAACGGTGATCAAAGCACGTCGAAAAtattaagatttgaaaatttcatttatttatcttCATTTATTGGAAACTTTGAATTTGATCTAGAGTTATatggaataagtttttttttgagtcatTGAAGGCTTTCCTAAAATAACTTACTCCAAGCTTCCTATTTTCTTACTTAACTCTGCATTACAAAACTGggcttaaaattttaagttatgaggatgtttttcaaaagatattatttaatattatttaatgtaaaaaaatgaatagtttaaaagtactgaaaaataaaacaaaaccaatCATGCATTGTTGAAACaaaagttcattaaaaaaaacctgtcacCAAAGGCCATGAGGCGGTTCTCCCTACGGCCCTGGTGTCTTATAGTTGAATATGccaaaataaataatacatttttagctgtttccttaaaatatttcgaaatctagagcttatggaaaaaaaactagataaTTGCATAGTCAGCGCCcccaaatcatttaaaatttgctctaaaattagttaaaaaattattttcacttcGGAAAAATGTTGATTCAGTTCCCAAACTGTAGATTGGTGATACAATAAATTGATACAAGCGGCTTAAAATGAAATCCTTAATGTTTAATTGTTGTTGTTCGATCTGCTCGAGACCACCATTTAAGTTTCAGCTTATTTGATCAACTTCAGCTTATTTGACCAACTTAAGCTATTTTGGAATAGCCCAATTAGACTTAAGTTCGTGCTGCATTTTGACACCAATTCGTTGTggacaaaattttaagattttttttttaataaatgtgtGAATggataaattgtttaaaaaatagtttttaaaattcctGACGTAACCTCTAATAAGTCCTATTTCCAACTTCTATTAGCTCCACGCATTagtgagatattttaatctttaaaTCAAAGAAGTAATCTTAGCACTTTTTCTAGAACAGATGGTGTCCCGTACAAACTTAAACTTCTTTGAAATCGTAGCTGAAGTATAAGCTTTCAGTGGCTTGCTATATTTTGCACATACATATTACTTAAATATCTTGACGCTGCTGTGAATTCTGATACAAGTTATTTAAAACTTAATCGAAATGTTCCTTAAAGCCTCTGCGTagttaaaattacaaatttgataaacttaCTTTGGTGGCGTTTTCTGTCCCATCGGAATAGCATAACCCACAGCATACCCAAAGCGACCCCTGCCGGCTCGAACAGGCATAACAGCATTGGAAGGACACCTCCGATGACAAGGTTCCGCCATCGGCTCCATCCCTTCATAGATCGATTGTGCCAAATAGCAGACGGCCCAAATGTGACTGCACAGGTTGatgtctaaaattttgaaaacaaaaaacaaaacgaaatcaaCTGAGGAATATTgtaaactagctgattttacccggcgttgctcgggttcgcataaaataaaaatcaaaatgagtcgttggacttttcaaaattttggaagctttgtattcattattagatataagaaatttcgccaatttttggccatgtgagctatgtaagttttgttagttttttttatgttttgattgagattatttattgtttttctcgttttcataaaaaaaaacttgtttgtgttgaaataaaattaaaactatttccCTTGAATACTTGTTCATCctatcataacaaaaaaaaaatttcatccaccATTTccaaggaagcttgaatagcatTTACTTGCTATCTTCAGctgataaaactgtttttttttttactttcacatcccccatttaataaaaacttcttttggaaatcattccacttttcaagttacatgatctccctgtacaatattcaagttttggttacttagaaattttcaaaaaagactcACACTGCTTAATGAGTACTTGTTCTTAAACGTtaaaagttccactaatagttttttgaagttatcgagaacaaactatctctgaaccgaagttaCCATTATTATGCTATGAAATAGAATTATTTTGAGTTATATTTCAATGCTTctatgggcgatggaatcgaaaagttattctttctctccttaagaaaaacccgtaagaaatgtcaaaagttgggtgaaaatttagctgcatcccacttgcactaatggaaaaccatcacccaaattcggcagcgcttccatcgcctattgttggacacaatcatcccattaattattgtgaaaagtgatcaatgttgtcaagtcacattgatgaccaaaaatgactcaaaagttagaaatttaccaatgaaattgaattgtatagtactcaaaaccttagatttaatttcttaatcaattttctaaacccCCGTTTGAATTCCTCGAAGGCTATCTAAGAGGCTGAAAGCTgaatctaatattttttttctttctctatgaaaaatcccataaatattaaaatggttggctcttaaaagctggaaattatgaaaatcggttcataagtttttcaacactcagtcCAAAAAGTTGTTCAGTGTTCACTATTCAGTTCACTGTATGTTTTTGTAGACtttcaaagccccccagcggtgGTAAAAAGCTTTGATAAACACTATGTACAATGCTTGTCAATATCTATATTCCTAACTGGCtagttagatttttcaattcaaattgtaggcatattattgcatccaaataccTCGTACCAGTTTCACGTGCTTTGAAgtagaatgacaaaaaacacccgccaaaattttccctttctaaatttgaatgctcagcaagctttgatttgctatccagtacacgtgaatactggatggtcgtttctaacgcCCAGCCCATGGGGGTGGTGAAAACAActccgccaaaggaaacgaaaagcggtcgacaaaatggtgccatgacttttggttcgtggaaGAAAAAACGAatgttgtatgggagggtcccttttcttagatgagaggggctcaaaactattactaaaaccttaccatggttaAAATACATagctgtaccaaatttcaagctgatcggttaagcggtgtggatttgtataaggtgcatacaaacaaacatatatagtccaactcatctttatatattagatttaaAACTCTAACTTACTTGTACTATTCCCACAGTAAGGCTGTCGCCGTCCACCATTAACGCAGAAATCGATATGACCCATCCTGCCACCCTCTCCGTAATGCCCAGCGTTCGTGTGAATGACCTGTACGAACTTAGCATCTCCAGGGTCCAAACGGTTCATATTACCCGGTTTAATCAAGGGTCGAGCAGGGTCCAAAGCTGTAATGCATGAAAGCCCTTTTAAGTCTCAATACTTTACTTCAAGAACAACTTTCGCTCACCAATGATTTTCTCCAAACGGAAGTTCAGATAATTTGCCATCAGTCCACAGATGTGCGCTCCAAGTGAGTGTCCGATGCAGGTCGTTCTTTCCGCCGGCAGTCCCAGATCTCGAAGTCGGATAAACATCTGAGCCAAGCAAGTGGCTACGGGTCGAATGTTGTACACGGCTGCTACGTAGCAAGGCGGTTGTCCCAACACTCCCCAATCTACGACGAATACGTTGTGCTTTCCATGACTGATGTACGCTGAAACGCAAGATAGGATCTAACTGTAACTGTCGTACTTATCAACTCACAAAACTTGGCTCAGGGCTCGACTTACCATCTCTCAAAACCGCCATCGGCAAAGTGTCATCTCCACCGGCATAACCATGGATGAGGATAACGTTCTCCTTCGCCGGATCCCACTCGGAATCGTTAAGCCAATCGGGGTGATTCATGTTAAactgaatgaaatgaaatgagaaATAATAATCAAGGTCATAAACTTGCTAACATTTTCTCACTGAAATTCTCACGCAACGATATCAATGCTATCACGAAAAgtagtgagtgagtgagtgagtgacatattataaacaaaacaccGATGGCAATGAGCTCGGTCAGTGGGACAAACTCGAACGAATTGCCGGTAATGATCTTGTTTAAATTATACCCCAGTTGAACTATTAATTGAGTTATCATTTCGCAGGTGTTCTGTGGGTActcatatttgaaaaaagtgttaTTGAACCCCAGatcattgttgaaaatattGGAGGACAAAAAACACATTCCATCCGATTTATGTTCTTGATTTCATGCTAATTAAAAGATAACTAAAATTGAACACCCCTAGATGGTGGCGCTTGCAGCTTAAGtatgagagagaaaaaaagcCGGCTATGTCAAGCCCCCACTGGCTCATAAACAGGTGAAACCAATCGCGTGAGGGTTGAGGTAGGAAATACTCGGCTTCATCATGATGGTAGCAGACTTACATAGTACATATAAGGGATAGCGGAAAAGTAGAAACTTAGAATTCATGATACAATGACATTTAATTATCCCGGAAAAGATTCTTCATTCACTTTTAGAACAAAAGCAATTAATTCAACCACGTGTGTGGTTTTTGAAAGTCAGCTCAAATTGCTCATTTAAAATTGCAATTTGATTCCACAGGTAAATTAATgcaaaacatcattttcaaaaaccgaGCTTATCTAAGCTAGATGGTTAAAAGTTGGTAGCTAAACTTGTTTCAAGAGTAGCCCTGACACCTACTGTACTGATACATTGAGATTAGCTTCGGACAACCGTTAACCTGAACAATCCGGCCCAAGGGTCGCTCCGAAGTTGGTTAATGGTTAAAGCTCACGTTAATTACTGATGAAGTTGTTGTTGCTGATACCTACACAAAAGATGCTTTTCGCCGTAGACAAGGATTGGAACAACATGCGTACATTCATCAGTGTGAATGGGTACGTAATTGATAAATGCAAAATCTACCGTATTGACCGGTATGTAAATTTGTGCGAGAGTAATAAAAATCCCCATACTAAAATGTGATCTGTTTAGCAAATCACTACTATTTCTTCAAAGGCACATAAAAAACTGTAAATAAatggtttaaaatattataagtaCAAATACGGTACACCTTAAATAAGTTTCGAGTGAATTTCGAAGCaatggaaaagaaattttaaaaggtttttttttaaatacaaaacaaCAAGTTCAGACACAACTCTAATATCGTATTCGTTTTCTCTCCTTGTTCAGTGTTGCACTaaacccgataaaaacaaacacaaatcgtcgccagtgtattgctacctcactcacacACACGCTCTctcacaaaactgacaaaatattcGGAGCActaccgcccgatggcagtgcgACACCAGGTCAAAACTAGTGCTacactgtccgaataaacaaactttttagttatgacatcttaagattatgaaattttatagacagATAGAAAGTTAGGAAAAATGCAAGATGATGAACATGAATTATTCCTCCCATACTTATTTAAGTAGATGATTCACTGTACACTGTAgctcttcaatatttttaaaaacacaagCATTATGGTTAACAACAGAAAAcaatcataatttttacaattgttcAACCGATTGTGATGAATGACCTGTTGATCCTTTTCTCTTAAATTGACCTTTAATGCCTACaggaattgaaatgaaaatcccAATAAAATAGTCctaaaaaataggttttttttattgttcatcatTAATGTCCAAATAGCATCAGTACTGCCGTAAAAGAGAAGTTCACATTATcaaatttattcacatttgatatgagaaaaaaaatgaaattaatgttATGTAGTCGAACATATAGATATGGATGGATTTATGTTCAtgtacctttttatttttaagataaatttcatattttgcatCTTACTGAAACACTGTTCTACTtagatttatttaatttcatcttTTATAACCGAAGATATAGAATACTGGAAACTAATAGATGTTTATATCCGTATCCagatgaatattaaaaatattgtcaaattaTCTTGAAATACAAGgttttaaaactttgtatttgaaaatttggttggaaACCATGCCTAAAGTGTTGGACTAATGTAATTTACCTATGTTCAAATTTAGTTTAACCAGATATATGTATGTTAATATTGTTAATACATTCTTGTTTCTTTTGGATAACGCGAACTAGTgcaaggaaatttcaaattaggaAATTCCAACCAAAAATGATGGTCCACAAAAATATCCatgttaaaaaacttttcaaacacTGTGATTTTAGCATTTGcaaattaaaactttgaaaaaacaataaatttttaattgcataaaaattcgtcttaaaacaaaaactaattcaTATGGGCTGCCAATCTATAAAAATGAAAGAGATTCACTgaccaaatattcaaattttatatttactgAGGAAAAG
It includes:
- the LOC129746795 gene encoding phospholipase A1 member A-like gives rise to the protein MMKIIILTVVISSGFLIYAQAQHLLAQALYLGDPDTYNTTKEDCVWKRGHGADRCPDPDIRTILYTSGVVKDKLEFNMNHPDWLNDSEWDPAKENVILIHGYAGGDDTLPMAVLRDAYISHGKHNVFVVDWGVLGQPPCYVAAVYNIRPVATCLAQMFIRLRDLGLPAERTTCIGHSLGAHICGLMANYLNFRLEKIIALDPARPLIKPGNMNRLDPGDAKFVQVIHTNAGHYGEGGRMGHIDFCVNGGRRQPYCGNSTNINLCSHIWAVCYLAQSIYEGMEPMAEPCHRRCPSNAVMPVRAGRGRFGYAVGYAIPMGQKTPPNAYGSYCVKDDDPPFCPTSSNTPGDKRCCI